The Blastococcus sp. HT6-4 genome window below encodes:
- a CDS encoding DUF4956 domain-containing protein has translation MSSPVYLYAADLLAIGLLTFGVYFPRHRRRDLVIAYIGVNVGVLAVSVALAGSGVGAGLGLGLFGVLSIIRLRSTELDQHEVAYYFSALALGLLGGLGAASVPLTLALMAMVVVAMYAAGHPRLLRRYRRQVMVLDSAFTDEQGLTAHLEGLLGARVHQVTVQRVDLVNDTTWVDVRFEVARESRSAVRPAASASPAPFGRHDGLSSTPVQR, from the coding sequence ATGTCCTCTCCTGTCTACCTGTACGCAGCCGATCTGCTCGCCATCGGGTTGCTCACCTTCGGGGTGTACTTCCCCCGCCACCGGCGCCGTGACCTGGTCATCGCCTACATCGGCGTCAACGTCGGCGTGCTGGCGGTCTCGGTCGCCCTCGCCGGCAGCGGCGTGGGCGCGGGCCTGGGCCTGGGGCTGTTCGGCGTGCTCTCCATCATCCGGTTGCGGTCCACCGAGCTCGACCAGCACGAGGTGGCCTACTACTTCTCGGCCCTGGCGCTGGGACTGCTGGGTGGGCTCGGCGCGGCGAGCGTCCCGCTGACCCTGGCCCTCATGGCCATGGTCGTCGTTGCCATGTACGCCGCCGGGCACCCGCGGCTGCTGCGCCGGTACCGCCGGCAGGTGATGGTCCTCGACTCCGCGTTCACCGACGAGCAGGGGCTGACCGCCCACCTGGAGGGCCTGCTCGGCGCACGCGTGCACCAGGTGACCGTCCAGCGCGTGGACCTGGTCAACGACACCACCTGGGTCGACGTCCGGTTCGAGGTCGCGCGTGAATCGCGGTCGGCGGTGCGCCCCGCTGCGTCGGCTTCCCCCGCTCCCTTCGGGCGGCACGACGGTCTCTCGTCCACCCCGGTGCAGCGGTGA
- a CDS encoding polyphosphate polymerase domain-containing protein produces the protein MTAVVPALPSVEHLPPVGLEELVARAALQTRVDRKYVLPLPAAERFLAGLAGTEEVRVLEMAGLRAFGYESLYLDTPELTGYHLAARGRRRRFKVRRRTYLDTGTAFLEVKTRGPRGATVKERIPAAGDRQHVAAFVDDVLDRAGLGQVRSDELRPVLRTAYRRTTLHLPATDGRVTVDTDLTWSLPGGPAAGLADVVPVETKSGSAPSAADRRLWRSGHRPTRISKYGTGLAALRGDLPDNKWCPVLRRHFSLLTPCSSDDRNLP, from the coding sequence GTGACCGCGGTGGTGCCGGCGCTGCCGTCGGTGGAGCACCTCCCGCCCGTGGGGCTCGAGGAGCTCGTCGCCCGCGCGGCGCTGCAGACCCGGGTCGACCGCAAGTACGTCCTCCCGCTGCCCGCGGCCGAGCGGTTCCTGGCCGGCCTGGCGGGCACCGAGGAGGTGCGCGTGCTGGAGATGGCGGGGCTGCGCGCGTTCGGCTACGAGTCCCTCTACCTCGACACCCCGGAGCTGACCGGCTACCACCTCGCCGCCCGGGGCAGGAGGCGGCGGTTCAAGGTGCGCCGGCGCACGTACCTGGACACCGGAACCGCCTTCCTCGAGGTCAAGACCCGCGGGCCGCGCGGTGCGACGGTGAAGGAGCGCATCCCGGCCGCCGGTGACCGGCAGCACGTGGCCGCCTTCGTCGACGACGTCCTGGACCGGGCCGGCCTCGGCCAGGTCCGCAGCGACGAACTCCGGCCCGTGCTCCGCACCGCGTACCGGCGCACCACCCTGCACCTCCCGGCCACCGACGGCCGGGTCACCGTCGACACCGACCTGACGTGGTCCCTGCCCGGCGGCCCGGCCGCCGGGCTCGCGGACGTCGTGCCCGTCGAGACCAAGTCGGGCTCCGCCCCCTCGGCGGCCGACCGCCGCCTGTGGCGATCGGGGCACCGGCCCACCCGGATCTCCAAGTACGGCACCGGGCTCGCCGCGCTGCGCGGCGACCTTCCCGACAACAAGTGGTGCCCGGTCCTGCGCCGGCACTTCTCCCTCCTGACCCCCTGTTCCTCCGACGATCGGAACCTCCCGTGA
- a CDS encoding carbohydrate-binding domain-containing protein — protein sequence MTITAAGTYRLSGTLAGQVVVETEDDGVVRVVLDDAEITSSTTSALAFMAADIAMVVLADGSTNTLADGSDYAVDGAEPNAALYSSADLTLTGAGALTVSGNANDGIASQDGLVLDSGTVTVAAVDDGIRGKDYLVVEDADVTVTAGGDGLKSDDAEDTTAGYVHVAGGSVDVTSGGDGLAAETDVIVGAGTVQVRAGGGSGETVAEDASAKGLKGTVSVVVGGGTVDVDSADDAVHSDGVVSIQDGTLTLATADDGVHADGDVTIAGGELTVTGSYEAVESAVITISGGQLDLTASDDGINVGGGNDGSGEQGPGGSGDSFATSSAYRLTITGGTIAVDSGGDGLDSNGSGTMTGGTVTVSGPTDSGNGAIDVQNGLAVSGGDLLVTGSSGMAQAPVTSSEQGWLAATFDAQDAGSTVEIVSSDGDVLGSWTAGKDFALVTFSSAEVESGAQYTVVVDGTELGTATAGEFSGGGMGGGMGGGGPRGERPGG from the coding sequence GTGACCATCACGGCGGCCGGCACCTACCGGCTCAGCGGCACCCTGGCGGGCCAGGTCGTCGTCGAGACCGAGGACGACGGGGTGGTCCGCGTCGTCCTGGACGACGCGGAGATCACCTCGTCCACGACGTCGGCCCTGGCGTTCATGGCGGCCGACATCGCGATGGTGGTCCTGGCCGACGGGTCCACGAACACCCTCGCCGACGGCTCCGACTACGCCGTCGACGGCGCGGAGCCCAACGCGGCGCTGTACAGCTCGGCGGACCTGACCCTCACCGGGGCCGGCGCGCTCACCGTCTCCGGCAACGCCAACGACGGCATCGCGAGCCAGGACGGCCTCGTGCTGGACTCGGGCACGGTCACCGTGGCGGCGGTCGACGACGGCATCCGCGGCAAGGACTACCTCGTGGTCGAGGACGCCGACGTCACTGTCACGGCCGGCGGGGACGGCCTGAAGTCCGACGACGCCGAGGACACCACGGCCGGCTACGTGCACGTCGCGGGCGGATCGGTGGACGTGACCTCCGGCGGTGACGGCCTCGCCGCGGAGACCGACGTCATCGTGGGCGCCGGCACGGTGCAGGTCCGGGCAGGCGGCGGCAGCGGGGAGACCGTGGCCGAGGACGCCTCCGCCAAGGGGCTCAAGGGCACGGTCAGCGTGGTCGTCGGCGGCGGCACGGTCGACGTCGACTCCGCCGACGACGCCGTCCACTCCGACGGCGTCGTCAGCATCCAGGACGGCACCCTCACGCTGGCGACGGCCGACGACGGCGTGCACGCGGACGGCGACGTCACGATCGCCGGCGGCGAGCTGACGGTGACCGGGTCCTACGAGGCGGTGGAGAGCGCGGTCATCACAATCTCCGGTGGGCAGCTGGACCTGACCGCGAGCGACGACGGCATCAACGTGGGCGGCGGCAACGACGGCTCCGGCGAGCAGGGCCCCGGCGGGAGCGGTGACTCCTTCGCCACCTCGAGCGCCTACCGGCTCACCATCACCGGGGGCACCATCGCCGTCGATTCCGGCGGTGACGGCCTGGACTCCAACGGGAGCGGCACCATGACCGGCGGCACGGTCACGGTCAGCGGGCCCACGGATTCGGGCAACGGCGCCATCGACGTGCAGAACGGCCTCGCCGTGAGCGGTGGCGACCTGCTGGTGACCGGCAGCTCGGGCATGGCACAGGCGCCGGTGACGTCGTCGGAGCAGGGCTGGTTGGCCGCCACCTTCGACGCGCAGGACGCCGGCTCGACGGTGGAGATCGTCTCCTCCGACGGCGACGTGCTGGGCAGCTGGACGGCGGGCAAGGACTTCGCCCTGGTGACGTTCTCCTCCGCGGAGGTGGAGAGCGGCGCGCAGTACACCGTCGTGGTCGACGGCACGGAGCTGGGGACCGCGACGGCCGGTGAGTTCAGCGGCGGCGGTATGGGCGGCGGCATGGGCGGGGGAGGCCCCCGCGGGGAGCGTCCCGGCGGCTGA
- a CDS encoding metalloregulator ArsR/SmtB family transcription factor, protein MSTAPATADVGTVFAALSDPHRRRLLEALGDHPTGASATALARPLPVSRQAVDKHLRVLERAGLVASARHGREIRFAVRREQLDRSAAWLTELADRWDQRLGRLKAAAESADDHGRTRAAGADHGRGGAAPATPEGAP, encoded by the coding sequence ATGAGCACCGCACCGGCCACCGCCGACGTCGGAACGGTCTTCGCGGCGCTGAGCGATCCGCACCGCCGCCGGTTGCTGGAGGCCCTCGGCGACCATCCCACCGGGGCATCGGCGACCGCCCTGGCGAGACCTCTCCCGGTCTCCCGCCAGGCCGTCGACAAGCACCTGCGCGTACTGGAACGAGCCGGCCTGGTCGCCTCCGCCCGCCATGGCCGGGAGATCCGATTCGCCGTGCGCCGGGAGCAGCTGGACCGCTCAGCGGCATGGTTGACCGAGCTGGCCGACCGGTGGGATCAGCGCCTGGGCCGCCTGAAGGCCGCCGCCGAGTCCGCCGACGACCACGGCCGCACACGCGCGGCCGGTGCCGATCACGGTCGGGGTGGGGCAGCCCCCGCCACGCCAGAGGGAGCGCCATGA
- a CDS encoding pyruvate, phosphate dikinase/phosphoenolpyruvate synthase regulator, which translates to MTDPLAPHRDRDPDEVVPVFFLSDSTGISAETMGNALLIQFPDVSFERTLIPFISTVEMAREVVAQLDEAMDGPVAPLVFSTAAVDEVREELMRTRAPIIDFFGLHLSRVEEQLKARGLREARRLHGVGDVRRYNNRMAAIEFAIEHDDGLSPRGLDRADVVLLAPSRCGKTPTAMYLALQHGLFVANYPLVDEDLETTDLPDPVRGLADRCFGLTTTVARLSRVRHERRPDSRYASEEQCRYELRRATAMYETHHLPTVDTSAASVEEIAAVVIQTLARQRRSSGARLQSGHDLRRGRTTRP; encoded by the coding sequence ATGACCGATCCGCTCGCCCCCCATCGGGACCGCGACCCCGACGAGGTCGTCCCGGTCTTCTTCCTGTCCGACAGCACCGGGATCAGCGCCGAGACCATGGGCAACGCCCTGCTCATCCAGTTCCCCGACGTGTCCTTCGAGCGCACGCTGATCCCGTTCATCTCCACGGTGGAGATGGCGCGTGAGGTGGTGGCCCAGCTCGACGAGGCGATGGACGGACCGGTGGCCCCCCTGGTGTTCTCCACCGCGGCCGTGGACGAGGTCCGCGAAGAGCTCATGCGGACGAGAGCGCCGATCATCGACTTCTTCGGCCTGCACCTGAGCCGGGTGGAGGAGCAGCTGAAGGCCCGCGGGCTGCGCGAGGCCCGGCGGCTGCACGGTGTCGGCGACGTCCGGCGGTACAACAACCGGATGGCGGCGATCGAGTTCGCCATCGAGCACGACGACGGGCTGAGCCCGCGCGGGCTGGACCGGGCCGACGTGGTGCTGCTGGCCCCGTCCCGGTGCGGCAAGACGCCGACGGCGATGTACCTGGCCCTCCAGCACGGCCTATTCGTGGCCAACTACCCCCTCGTCGACGAGGATCTGGAGACCACGGACCTGCCCGACCCGGTCCGTGGTCTCGCCGACCGCTGCTTCGGGCTGACCACCACGGTGGCCCGGCTCAGCCGGGTCCGGCACGAGCGACGGCCGGACTCCCGGTACGCCTCCGAGGAGCAGTGCCGCTACGAGCTGCGCCGGGCGACGGCGATGTACGAGACGCACCACCTGCCCACGGTGGACACCTCGGCGGCCTCCGTCGAGGAGATCGCCGCCGTGGTGATCCAGACCCTGGCCAGGCAGCGGCGCAGCTCCGGCGCACGCCTGCAGTCCGGCCACGACCTCCGGCGAGGAAGGACCACCCGACCATGA
- the ppsA gene encoding phosphoenolpyruvate synthase has protein sequence MSTDTTPQAPAGGTPDDADNVRWFAELGLGDLEVVGGKNASLGEMISHLADAGVSVPDGFATTAAAYQRFLGDTGLAARIAEQLRTLDTDDVRALSAAGREIRRAVVEQPFPPALEADIRAAYEKLAGDDPQASFAVRSSATAEDLPDASFAGQQETFLNVRGIDAVLQAVREVYASLYNDRAIAYRVHHGFDHEAVSLSAGVQRMVRSDVGASGVLFTMDTESGFRDAVFVTSAYGLGEGVVQGAVNPDEFYVYKPALRAARPAILKRGVGEKATKMVYTDHAEVGRTTEFVDVDPAERRRLSLTDDEVLELARQALRIEEHYGRPMDIEWGKDGLTGKLFILQARPETVQSRSGNTSERYRLTGTGDVVVEGRAIGQKIGAGAVRVLSDIDQMDSFAAGDVLVADMTDPDWEPIMKRASAIVTDRGGRTCHAAIIARELGIPAVVGTGTATRVLSDGAPVTVSCAEGDTGLVYAGEVGFEVLETQLDAMPEIPTKIMMNVGTPEQAFAFSRLPHAGVGLARLEFIINRQIGIHPRALLELETLDAPLKAQIEERIVAYPSARDFFVQRVAEGISMIAAAFAPEPVIVRMSDFKSNEYANLLGGELYEPHEENPMLGYRGASRYLSADFADCFAMECEALRYVRDEMGLTNVKIMIPFVRTVAEIEGVVRLLGEHGLRRGENDLSVVMMCELPSNALLAGEFLEHVDGFSIGSNDMTQLVLGLDRDSSLVAGSFDERNPAVLAVLEMAIKACLERGKYVGICGQGPSDHPELAEWLVAQGIESMSLNPDTVVDTWLHLAGQARAT, from the coding sequence ATGAGCACCGACACCACACCCCAGGCCCCGGCCGGCGGCACCCCGGACGACGCGGACAACGTCCGCTGGTTCGCCGAGCTCGGACTCGGCGACCTGGAGGTCGTCGGCGGCAAGAACGCCTCGCTCGGCGAGATGATCTCCCACCTCGCCGACGCCGGGGTCAGCGTCCCCGACGGCTTCGCCACCACGGCCGCGGCCTACCAGCGCTTCCTGGGCGACACGGGGCTCGCGGCCCGGATCGCGGAGCAGCTGCGCACGCTGGACACCGACGACGTCCGGGCGCTGTCCGCCGCAGGGAGGGAGATCCGCCGGGCGGTGGTCGAGCAGCCGTTCCCGCCGGCGCTGGAGGCCGACATCCGGGCCGCGTACGAGAAGCTCGCCGGGGACGACCCCCAGGCCTCCTTCGCGGTGCGGTCCAGCGCCACGGCCGAGGACCTGCCCGACGCCTCCTTCGCCGGCCAGCAGGAGACCTTCCTGAACGTGCGCGGCATCGACGCGGTGCTGCAGGCGGTCCGGGAGGTCTACGCCTCGCTCTACAACGACCGGGCCATCGCCTACCGCGTGCACCACGGCTTCGACCACGAGGCGGTGTCGCTGTCGGCGGGCGTGCAGCGGATGGTGCGCTCGGACGTCGGGGCCTCCGGCGTGCTGTTCACCATGGACACCGAGTCCGGCTTCCGGGACGCCGTCTTCGTCACCTCGGCCTACGGGCTGGGGGAGGGGGTGGTGCAGGGCGCGGTCAACCCCGACGAGTTCTACGTCTACAAGCCGGCCCTGCGCGCCGCGCGCCCCGCCATCCTCAAGCGCGGCGTGGGGGAGAAGGCCACGAAGATGGTCTACACCGACCACGCCGAGGTCGGCCGGACGACGGAGTTCGTCGACGTCGACCCTGCGGAGCGCCGGCGGCTGTCCCTGACCGACGACGAGGTCCTCGAGCTGGCCCGCCAGGCGCTGAGGATCGAGGAGCACTACGGCCGGCCCATGGACATCGAGTGGGGCAAGGACGGGCTGACCGGGAAGCTGTTCATCCTGCAGGCCCGTCCGGAGACCGTGCAGTCCCGCTCGGGCAACACCAGCGAGCGGTACCGGCTCACCGGCACCGGGGACGTCGTGGTCGAGGGGCGGGCGATCGGGCAGAAGATCGGCGCCGGCGCCGTCCGGGTGCTCTCCGACATCGACCAAATGGACTCCTTCGCCGCCGGCGACGTGCTGGTCGCCGACATGACCGACCCGGACTGGGAACCGATCATGAAGCGGGCCTCGGCCATCGTCACCGACCGCGGCGGGCGGACCTGCCACGCGGCGATCATCGCCCGCGAGCTCGGCATCCCCGCCGTCGTCGGCACCGGGACCGCCACCCGCGTGCTCTCCGACGGCGCCCCGGTCACCGTCTCCTGCGCCGAGGGCGACACCGGCCTCGTGTACGCCGGTGAGGTGGGGTTCGAGGTGCTGGAGACCCAGCTGGACGCCATGCCCGAGATCCCGACGAAGATCATGATGAACGTGGGGACGCCGGAGCAGGCGTTCGCGTTCTCCCGGCTGCCCCACGCCGGCGTCGGGCTGGCCCGGCTGGAGTTCATCATCAACCGGCAGATCGGGATCCACCCCCGCGCGCTGCTGGAGCTGGAGACCCTCGACGCCCCGCTGAAGGCGCAGATCGAGGAGCGGATCGTCGCCTACCCGTCGGCGCGGGACTTCTTCGTGCAGCGGGTCGCCGAGGGGATCTCCATGATCGCCGCGGCGTTCGCGCCCGAGCCGGTGATCGTGCGGATGAGCGACTTCAAGTCCAACGAGTACGCCAACCTCCTGGGCGGGGAGCTCTACGAGCCGCACGAGGAGAACCCGATGCTGGGCTACCGGGGCGCGTCGCGGTACCTGTCCGCCGACTTCGCCGACTGCTTCGCCATGGAGTGCGAGGCGCTGCGGTACGTCCGGGACGAGATGGGTCTGACCAACGTCAAGATCATGATCCCGTTCGTCCGGACCGTGGCGGAGATCGAGGGCGTGGTGCGCCTGCTCGGCGAGCACGGCCTGCGCCGCGGCGAGAACGACCTCTCCGTCGTGATGATGTGCGAGCTGCCGTCCAACGCGCTGCTGGCCGGCGAGTTCCTCGAGCACGTCGACGGCTTCTCCATCGGATCCAACGACATGACCCAGCTGGTGCTGGGCCTGGACCGCGACTCCAGCCTCGTAGCCGGCAGCTTCGACGAACGCAACCCGGCCGTCCTCGCCGTGCTCGAGATGGCGATCAAGGCCTGTCTGGAGCGCGGCAAGTACGTCGGCATCTGCGGGCAGGGCCCCAGCGACCATCCGGAGCTGGCCGAGTGGTTGGTGGCGCAGGGGATCGAGTCGATGTCGCTGAACCCCGACACCGTCGTCGACACCTGGCTGCACCTCGCCGGGCAGGCCCGCGCGACCTGA
- a CDS encoding potassium channel family protein, producing the protein MADTLLIVVGLALVVTVYVDALATTLTMGGAGPVTRSVLPPVWRLLLRVHRPDTRSRVLTGAGAALLFGTVLIWVAGLWAGWTLVFLGTDSVVDAQTSAAAGVADVAYFAGFTVFTLGVGDYVASDPGARLLTALASFCGLFLITLAITYLLSVVAAVVQRRAIAVRINALGRHAGEIVANGWTGTSFSSAFVQQLVALSGQLTTTAEQHLAYPVLHYFRSREKHVAAPVTISRLDDAMLLLQQGVAPAARPDDSAVQPVRHAIHRYLETASATSTGPQAASPPPAPDLQPLRSAEVPSVPDADFASQAEAEADRRRDLRRLVQSNGWSWPGG; encoded by the coding sequence TTGGCGGACACCCTCCTGATCGTCGTGGGCCTCGCCCTCGTCGTCACCGTCTACGTCGACGCGCTGGCGACGACCCTCACCATGGGCGGCGCCGGGCCGGTGACCCGCAGCGTGCTGCCCCCGGTCTGGCGGCTGCTGCTGCGCGTCCACCGCCCGGACACCCGTTCGCGGGTGCTGACCGGTGCCGGCGCGGCGCTGTTGTTCGGGACCGTGCTGATCTGGGTGGCCGGTCTGTGGGCCGGCTGGACACTCGTCTTCCTGGGCACCGACTCGGTCGTGGACGCCCAGACGTCCGCAGCCGCCGGGGTCGCCGACGTCGCGTACTTCGCCGGGTTCACCGTGTTCACCCTCGGGGTGGGGGACTACGTCGCGTCCGATCCCGGTGCCCGGCTGCTCACGGCGCTGGCCAGCTTCTGCGGGCTGTTCCTGATCACCCTCGCGATCACCTACCTGCTCTCCGTGGTCGCCGCCGTGGTCCAGCGCCGGGCGATCGCCGTCCGGATCAACGCGCTGGGGCGCCACGCCGGCGAGATCGTCGCGAACGGCTGGACCGGGACGTCCTTCAGCTCGGCCTTCGTCCAGCAGCTGGTCGCGCTCAGCGGGCAGCTCACCACCACCGCCGAGCAGCACCTCGCCTATCCGGTGCTGCACTACTTCCGCAGCCGGGAGAAGCACGTGGCCGCTCCCGTCACGATCAGCCGCCTGGACGACGCGATGCTCCTCCTCCAGCAGGGCGTCGCCCCCGCCGCACGGCCGGACGACAGCGCTGTGCAGCCCGTTCGCCACGCCATCCACCGGTACCTCGAGACCGCGTCGGCCACGTCCACCGGCCCGCAGGCCGCCTCCCCGCCGCCGGCACCGGACCTGCAGCCACTGCGCTCGGCGGAGGTCCCGTCGGTTCCGGACGCCGACTTCGCCTCGCAGGCCGAGGCCGAGGCCGACCGGCGCCGGGACCTCCGCCGGCTCGTCCAGAGCAACGGCTGGTCCTGGCCGGGGGGCTGA
- a CDS encoding DUF2254 domain-containing protein, producing the protein MRVWLRRLGEQLSTGFVAIPAACALAAVALGLVLTELDQLFADDLPFIFGGGPAGARSLLSALVTSMVSLTGVVFSITIVVLQLASSQFSPRVLRSFLRSRSTQVTLGVFIATFLYAVIVLRAVRGDDGVDAFVPQLAVTGAFLLLLASAGMFIHYIRHITQSIRVSTIVRRVGDEARELIARTADDRRRFPVPSPPLTGEPSARVAATEPGVVVAIDVDTLVERAREAGNVLEMRIRLGDFAPEGAVVLDVHPASTAPRSGDGGAVAALPALLRALPQAQERTMEQDIAFGFRQLADIAERALSPGVNDPTTAVQALDEIHDLLRRLVTEPDAPEAYTDEDGVVRLVLRQRAFGDYLDLGVDEILDYGQGSSQVRRRMAAVLDDLLSVARPEHRPAILAKQVRLVRLLGTGEEDREAQPAP; encoded by the coding sequence GTGAGGGTCTGGCTGAGGCGCCTCGGCGAGCAGCTCTCGACCGGCTTCGTGGCCATCCCGGCCGCCTGTGCCCTGGCCGCGGTCGCGCTCGGGCTCGTCCTCACCGAGCTCGACCAGCTGTTCGCGGACGACCTGCCGTTCATCTTCGGCGGCGGCCCGGCGGGCGCCCGGAGCCTGCTCTCCGCGCTCGTCACGTCGATGGTCTCGCTCACCGGCGTGGTCTTCTCCATCACGATCGTGGTGCTCCAGCTGGCCAGCAGCCAGTTCTCCCCGCGCGTGCTCCGGTCGTTCCTCCGCAGCCGCAGCACCCAGGTGACGCTGGGGGTCTTCATCGCGACGTTCCTGTACGCCGTGATCGTCCTGCGCGCCGTCCGCGGCGACGACGGCGTGGATGCCTTCGTGCCGCAGCTCGCGGTGACGGGGGCCTTCCTGCTGCTGCTCGCCAGCGCCGGGATGTTCATCCACTACATCCGGCACATCACCCAGTCGATCCGTGTCTCGACCATCGTGCGGCGCGTCGGGGACGAAGCCCGGGAGCTCATCGCACGGACCGCCGACGACCGGCGCCGTTTCCCCGTCCCGTCTCCGCCGCTGACCGGGGAGCCGAGCGCGAGGGTGGCGGCCACGGAGCCGGGGGTGGTCGTCGCGATCGACGTCGACACCCTCGTGGAGCGCGCGCGCGAGGCCGGCAACGTGTTGGAGATGCGGATCCGGCTCGGCGACTTCGCGCCGGAGGGCGCCGTCGTCCTGGACGTCCACCCGGCCTCGACGGCGCCGCGGTCGGGAGACGGTGGAGCGGTGGCCGCGCTGCCGGCGCTGCTGCGCGCGCTCCCCCAGGCCCAGGAGCGGACCATGGAGCAGGACATCGCGTTCGGGTTCCGGCAGCTCGCGGACATCGCCGAACGGGCGCTGTCCCCGGGGGTCAACGACCCGACGACAGCGGTGCAGGCGCTGGACGAGATCCACGACCTCCTCCGCCGGCTCGTCACCGAGCCCGACGCGCCGGAGGCGTACACGGACGAGGACGGCGTCGTCCGCCTCGTGCTGCGGCAACGCGCCTTCGGGGACTACCTGGACCTGGGGGTCGACGAGATCCTCGACTACGGGCAGGGCTCGTCGCAGGTCCGCAGGAGGATGGCCGCCGTGCTGGACGACCTGCTCTCGGTGGCCCGCCCGGAGCACCGACCCGCGATCCTGGCGAAGCAGGTGCGCCTGGTCCGGCTGCTCGGGACCGGCGAGGAGGACCGGGAGGCGCAGCCGGCGCCCTGA
- a CDS encoding TerC family protein: MTADVAPDALMAAEASTPTLETIGTPTLWAATIGAVIALLALDFVITRRPHAVSMREAVGWSIFYVALPLAFAVYVWTTVDSRRGIEYLTGYLVEKSLSVDNLFVFMLLLSAFAVPKELQQRVLLYGIVGALVLRGIFIALGAAALQNLSWAFLLFGGILLLTAVKILRDQVSGHGNEIDVSEMRSVKLLRRFMPVTETYQGPRMFVRLGGRRAATPFALVVLAVLATDVVFAVDSVPAVYGITGDPYLVFATNAFALLGLRALYFVLQGALSKLVHLGYGLAAILAFIGVKLVLHWAHGVWPGVPEIPTLASLGVILAVLGLVTATSLYATRDDRPDEPHPERQTGHVAHPGGH; encoded by the coding sequence ATGACCGCCGACGTGGCACCCGATGCGCTGATGGCGGCGGAAGCATCGACGCCGACGCTGGAGACGATCGGGACGCCGACCCTCTGGGCAGCCACGATCGGCGCCGTCATCGCACTCCTCGCGCTCGACTTCGTCATCACCCGGCGGCCGCACGCGGTCTCCATGCGGGAGGCGGTGGGGTGGTCGATCTTCTACGTCGCCCTGCCGCTGGCCTTCGCCGTCTACGTCTGGACGACCGTCGACTCGCGCCGGGGGATCGAGTACCTGACCGGCTACCTGGTCGAGAAGTCCCTGTCGGTGGACAACCTCTTCGTCTTCATGCTCCTGCTGTCGGCGTTCGCCGTCCCGAAGGAACTGCAGCAGCGGGTGCTCCTCTACGGCATCGTGGGCGCCCTCGTGCTGCGCGGCATCTTCATCGCGCTGGGCGCCGCGGCGCTGCAGAACCTGAGCTGGGCCTTCCTGCTGTTCGGCGGCATCCTGCTGCTCACCGCGGTCAAGATCCTGCGCGACCAGGTGTCGGGTCACGGCAACGAGATCGACGTGTCGGAGATGCGCTCGGTGAAGCTGCTGCGCCGGTTCATGCCGGTCACCGAGACCTACCAGGGCCCGCGGATGTTCGTGCGCCTCGGGGGTCGCCGGGCGGCCACCCCGTTCGCGCTCGTGGTGCTCGCCGTGCTCGCCACCGACGTCGTCTTCGCGGTGGACTCCGTGCCCGCCGTCTACGGCATCACCGGTGACCCGTACCTGGTCTTCGCCACGAACGCCTTCGCCCTGCTGGGGCTCCGCGCGCTGTACTTCGTCCTCCAGGGCGCGCTGAGCAAGCTCGTGCACCTCGGCTACGGGCTGGCGGCCATCCTCGCCTTCATCGGCGTGAAGCTCGTCCTGCACTGGGCCCACGGCGTGTGGCCCGGCGTGCCGGAGATCCCGACGCTGGCCTCGCTCGGCGTCATCCTGGCCGTCCTCGGGCTGGTGACCGCGACCAGCCTCTACGCCACCCGCGACGACCGCCCCGACGAGCCGCACCCCGAGCGGCAGACCGGCCACGTCGCCCACCCCGGCGGCCACTGA
- a CDS encoding DUF2243 domain-containing protein: MPTRATGLLYGLGFGGFVDGIVLHQILQWHHMVSDVDGWAPTTLAGLEINTLADGFFHVATWVLAFAGTVTAVVSWRRGRLAPNWSFHLGLVLVGWGLFNLVEGLVDHQILGIHHVRDDLGGPLVWDLGFLASGVLLIAVGWLLHRRGAAPLAGRADASRPGPHGRDR, translated from the coding sequence ATGCCCACCCGGGCGACCGGCCTGCTCTACGGCCTGGGCTTCGGCGGGTTCGTCGACGGCATCGTGCTGCACCAGATCCTGCAGTGGCACCACATGGTCAGCGACGTGGACGGATGGGCGCCGACCACGCTGGCGGGGCTGGAGATCAACACGCTCGCGGACGGCTTCTTCCACGTCGCCACCTGGGTGCTCGCGTTCGCCGGCACCGTCACCGCGGTCGTCTCCTGGCGGCGGGGGCGGCTGGCCCCGAACTGGAGCTTCCACCTCGGCCTGGTGCTCGTCGGCTGGGGGCTGTTCAACCTCGTGGAGGGGCTCGTCGACCACCAGATCCTGGGCATCCACCACGTGCGCGACGACCTGGGCGGGCCGCTCGTCTGGGACCTGGGCTTCCTCGCATCCGGGGTCCTGCTGATCGCGGTCGGGTGGCTGCTGCACCGGCGCGGGGCCGCACCGCTGGCCGGCCGCGCGGACGCCTCCCGTCCCGGGCCGCACGGGCGCGACCGGTGA